ACTTTGTTATCAAGGAAGGGATTGTGGAGCTAGGTGCTGTCGATCAGTTGGATCAACGTTTCCCAGTTCAAGACCGTAAGTTCCTCTTTGCAAAATTCAATGTCGATGAAGTAAGATCAGATATGGACAAGGTTGAGTAGTCAATTACTGTGACCATTGTCTACTTCTGATAAAAAAAAAGAGGCTAGGAATCCGCGGTCCCAACCTCTGAAAGATAACTAGAATTTTTAATTTAGTAAGTTTGAGGAGCCTAGGCTCCTTTTTGTTTTTAATATCTGATAAAAACCATATTTTAAAAACTGACTAGCTTACATTTTCATGCTTTTGATTTTCTCTTCGTCTGGTGTGACGCGCAGGGTTTTCTGGCCTGTATAGGTGACAAATCCTGGCTTACCACCGGTTGGTTTGTTGAGTTTTCTGACTTCAATCATATCTACTTGGACCAGATTAGAGAGTCTGGCCTTGGAAAAGTAGGCCGCTAGCTCGGCAGCGTCTGTCTTGACTTCATCGCTGGGCTGAAGATTGCCTGTGATGACCACATGACTGCCTGGAATATCCTTGGCGTGAAACCAAAGCTCGTCTTTCTTAGCCATCTTAAACGTCAGTTCATCATTTTGCAGGTTGTTACGGCCGACTAGAATAATGGTTTGACCGTCAGTTGCCAAATATTTCTCCGGTTTCTGCCTTTTCTGGATTTTTTCTCTTTGTCGGCGGCGGATAAAGCCAGTCTGGATGAGTTCTTCGCGAATTTCTGCAATTTCAGTCAGGCTGGCCTGAGCAAGGGCGGTTTCCACGCTCTCTAGGTAGAGAATCGTAGACCGTGTCTCCTCAATCAAGCTGGTCAGGTGTTTGACAGCTTCCTTGAGCTTCTGGTAGCGTTTGAAATAGCGCTGGGCATTTTGATTGGGGGTCAGGGCCTTGTCAAGTGCGATGATAATCTTCTCACCCGTGTAGTAATTCTCCAGCTCCACCTGATCCTGATCGTTGGGCACCTGATGGAGAAAGGTGGTCAAGAGTTCCCCTTTTTGGCGGAATTCTTCTGCATTCTCCGTTGCTAGGAGCTCTTCCTCTTGCTTGCCCAGTTTTTTCCGGTTCTTTTCCAACTCATTTTCTACCCTGCGGATGAGTTCGCTGGCCTGCTGGTTGACCCGATCGCGCTCAGCCTTGTCCTTATAGAAAGTATCCAAAAGCTCGGATAGCGTGGACATTTGGGTCTTGCTGTCAGAAAATAGCAGAGCAGAGAAGGATTTTTCGGTCAGGCTAGGCTGAGTTGGACTAGCAAAAAATGTACGGAAGGTTTTGAGATTGTCAGCTGTCAGACGGTCACTGAGTTCGGTAGCTGTATCCCGACCCAAGCCCTGAAACATTTGCTGCAGGCGTTTGGGCTCTAAGTCCTCTGTCTGTAGGATTTGGAAGAGCTTTTCATCACCCACAGTGAAAGGATTGAGACTGCCATTTTGAGGCGGTGCGACATAAGTTGAGCCCGGTAGGATAGTTCGATAACTATTTTGAGAAAATCCGACGTGTTTAATAGCCTCAATAATCTTACTGCTAGCCTTGTCCAAGAGAATGATATTGCTGTGCTTGCCCATGATTTCGATGACCAGAGTCACAGCCACGCTATCGCCGATTTCATTCTTATTGGAAACGCTGATTTCCAAAATCCGGTCATTGTCTACCTGCTGGATTGCTTCAATGACAGCTCCCTGTAAGTATTTGCGCATGACCATGATAAAGGTATTGGGAACAGCTGGGTTTTCAAAAGTAGTCTCAGTCAGTTGAACGCGCCCAAAGACTGAGTGGGCTGAAAGGAGCAATTTGTGGCTTTGGCGATTGCTGCGAATCTGTAAAACCAGCTCCTGTTCAAAAGGTTGATTAATCTTTTGGATGCGGCCGCCCAGCAATTCGCGGCGGAGCTCCTCTGTCATGTGGTGTAAAAAAAATCCGTCGAAAGACATGCTTTTCTCCTTGAAAGTTGCTACAGAAAATTATAACAAAAAACCAAGCCAAAAGCTTCTAAAGTCTCACCAAAAAGAGATTTATTTTTTGTCAATAATTATCGATATAAACAAAAACCGAACATTTTATAAAAATTTTCAAAAAGCC
This genomic window from Streptococcus cristatus AS 1.3089 contains:
- the fbpA gene encoding Rqc2 family fibronectin-binding protein FbpA; the protein is MSFDGFFLHHMTEELRRELLGGRIQKINQPFEQELVLQIRSNRQSHKLLLSAHSVFGRVQLTETTFENPAVPNTFIMVMRKYLQGAVIEAIQQVDNDRILEISVSNKNEIGDSVAVTLVIEIMGKHSNIILLDKASSKIIEAIKHVGFSQNSYRTILPGSTYVAPPQNGSLNPFTVGDEKLFQILQTEDLEPKRLQQMFQGLGRDTATELSDRLTADNLKTFRTFFASPTQPSLTEKSFSALLFSDSKTQMSTLSELLDTFYKDKAERDRVNQQASELIRRVENELEKNRKKLGKQEEELLATENAEEFRQKGELLTTFLHQVPNDQDQVELENYYTGEKIIIALDKALTPNQNAQRYFKRYQKLKEAVKHLTSLIEETRSTILYLESVETALAQASLTEIAEIREELIQTGFIRRRQREKIQKRQKPEKYLATDGQTIILVGRNNLQNDELTFKMAKKDELWFHAKDIPGSHVVITGNLQPSDEVKTDAAELAAYFSKARLSNLVQVDMIEVRKLNKPTGGKPGFVTYTGQKTLRVTPDEEKIKSMKM